The genomic stretch TATCAGGTTTCGTCGGCACTGGGTATTACCTATTTTTATCATCCTTTCGAATTTGTTCATGTCTTCAGCAAGTTGTTTTTCATGAAAGTCGTCATTGCCGGTATATTCTTTGGTCTCTGTTCCTTTATGCTGATAGAAGCAATGAAAATAGTGGATAGTGGGTCCAGGAAAATCAGGTTGTGGTCTCCGCTGCAAGGTGTGGTAGGCGGTGTTATCATAGTCATGCTTACCCTCATTTTTTCCACGAGATATCTCGGACTCGGTTTAGAAACAATAGAGTTTTATCTTCAGGGCGGACAGGCGGCCTGGTATGATTTTATCTTAAAGTCTGTTTTTACAAGCATTACCCTCTGTTTTCATGGAAGCGGTGGGATCATCACCCCTATATTCTTTATTGGTTCCAGCGCAGGAAGCCTCTTTGCCGGAGTCCTGGGAGAGGACATTGCCACCTTTGCTGCGATTGGACTGGTCAGTGTATTGGCAGGGGCAGCCAATACACCTATCGCAGCAAGTATTCTGGCCGTGGAACTCTTTGGACCCAAAATAGCCCCTTATTGCGCGGTGTCCTGTGTTATAAGCTTCCTGATGACCGGACACAGGAGCGTCTATCCATCTCAGGTGCTGGCAGTCAAGAAATCTTCCTCCATAAATGTTGAGTTAGGGGAGGAAGTAGAATCGCTGAAACCGGAATTTAAGGCACGGGACCACAGTCTGTCATCTGCAGGTCTGAATCTGGCCAGAAAGATGAAGAAAGATAAAAAAAACCATGATGATCAATGAGGCATGGATGCTCCTATTCTTTAGAACCCTCTATTATCCTCTCCACATCGGCCCTATCGAGGATTTCTTCCTTAATCAGTGCTTCTGCAAGGGCATCAAGCGCAGCTCTTTTTCCAC from Nitrospirota bacterium encodes the following:
- a CDS encoding chloride channel protein yields the protein MYKSIEEQTVLFISILKWVFLATVIGLIVGSATTLFIISLNKSIAFTGQYSYYFLFLPLTLFISAFMVKYFAPEAAGHGTEKVIEAIHKYSGKIRGVVIPLKLAITILTIASGGSAGKEGPCAQIGGGLSSMFASIFRFDDQDRKKLVICGISAGFASVFGTPIAGAIFGVEVLFVGSILYDVLLPSFISGLISYQVSSALGITYFYHPFEFVHVFSKLFFMKVVIAGIFFGLCSFMLIEAMKIVDSGSRKIRLWSPLQGVVGGVIIVMLTLIFSTRYLGLGLETIEFYLQGGQAAWYDFILKSVFTSITLCFHGSGGIITPIFFIGSSAGSLFAGVLGEDIATFAAIGLVSVLAGAANTPIAASILAVELFGPKIAPYCAVSCVISFLMTGHRSVYPSQVLAVKKSSSINVELGEEVESLKPEFKARDHSLSSAGLNLARKMKKDKKNHDDQ